A stretch of Stigmatopora argus isolate UIUO_Sarg chromosome 22, RoL_Sarg_1.0, whole genome shotgun sequence DNA encodes these proteins:
- the psmg1 gene encoding proteasome assembly chaperone 1 isoform X1: MAAMDCLCLEWPLFLVKFCPFIPGLWRRKTTKRRSMRTKKTPKSEKNSRKRVPFIRVVQLHWGPEVCEALQSGDKLPCSNFILAVGHNASRFLSVYVLASEKWEMVGSASVWNERSQAKSGQQSGCVFFRRRDDPSVMICQSTCHVAEDQQFQWAEKVLDSLQHRGLNITVLSDCSLADYKSADYLYGSSTPFLRSLHSSVFSGPPVCPALEQPNILTGLPAAVLNHCQVHRISAVVYQCFSDVIGGDSVTMETYKPALAKLGKSITLDPCPSSDTLRKIVRTRDPQSNLYI, from the exons atggccgctatGGACTGTCTTTGTTTGG AATGGCCACTTTTTTTGGTGAAGTTTTGTCCGTTTATTCCCGGGCtgtggaggaggaagacgacgaagagGAGATCGATGAGAACGAAGAAGACGCCCAAATCCGAAAAGAACTCGAGGAAAAGAG TTCCTTTCATCAGGGTGGTACAACTCCATTGGGGTCCCGAGGTATGTGAGGCGCTCCAATCCGGAGACAAGCTGCCTTGCTCTAACTTCATCCTCGCAGTGGGACACAACGCATCCA GGTTTCTTTCGGTGTACGTTCTCGCCTCGGAAAAATGGGAAATGGTCGGGAGCGCGTCCGTGTGGAATGAGAGGAGCCAGGCGAAAAGCGGGCAGCAGTCGGGGTGCGTCTTCTTCCGACGCAGGGACGACCCGTCT GTTATGATCTGCCAGTCGACGTGCCATGTCGCAGAAGATCAGCAATTCCAGTGGGCAGAAAAG GTCTTGGACAGCTTGCAGCACAGAGGCCtgaacatcacagttctgtcAGACTGCTCATTGGCTGACTACAAGAGCGCCGACTACTTGTACGGCAGCTCAACGCCATTCCTACGCTCGCTTCACAGCAGCGTCTTTAGCGGTCCGCCAGTATGCCCGGCCCTGGAGCAGCCCAACATACTCACTGGACTTCCAGCTGCAG TGTTGAACCACTGCCAAGTCCACCGCATTTCCGCTGTCGTCTACCAGTGCTTCAGTGATGTCATTGGCGGCGACTCGGTTACCATGGAGACCTATAAACCAGCGCTCGCCAAGCTTGGAAAGTCCATAACT TTGGATCCATGTCCAAGCTCAGACACACTCCGGAAGATTGTCCGAACCAGAGACCCTCAGAGTAATCTATACATCTGA
- the psmg1 gene encoding proteasome assembly chaperone 1 isoform X2 yields MATFFGEVLSVYSRAVEEEDDEEEIDENEEDAQIRKELEEKRVVQLHWGPEVCEALQSGDKLPCSNFILAVGHNASRFLSVYVLASEKWEMVGSASVWNERSQAKSGQQSGCVFFRRRDDPSVMICQSTCHVAEDQQFQWAEKVLDSLQHRGLNITVLSDCSLADYKSADYLYGSSTPFLRSLHSSVFSGPPVCPALEQPNILTGLPAAVLNHCQVHRISAVVYQCFSDVIGGDSVTMETYKPALAKLGKSITLDPCPSSDTLRKIVRTRDPQSNLYI; encoded by the exons ATGGCCACTTTTTTTGGTGAAGTTTTGTCCGTTTATTCCCGGGCtgtggaggaggaagacgacgaagagGAGATCGATGAGAACGAAGAAGACGCCCAAATCCGAAAAGAACTCGAGGAAAAGAG GGTGGTACAACTCCATTGGGGTCCCGAGGTATGTGAGGCGCTCCAATCCGGAGACAAGCTGCCTTGCTCTAACTTCATCCTCGCAGTGGGACACAACGCATCCA GGTTTCTTTCGGTGTACGTTCTCGCCTCGGAAAAATGGGAAATGGTCGGGAGCGCGTCCGTGTGGAATGAGAGGAGCCAGGCGAAAAGCGGGCAGCAGTCGGGGTGCGTCTTCTTCCGACGCAGGGACGACCCGTCT GTTATGATCTGCCAGTCGACGTGCCATGTCGCAGAAGATCAGCAATTCCAGTGGGCAGAAAAG GTCTTGGACAGCTTGCAGCACAGAGGCCtgaacatcacagttctgtcAGACTGCTCATTGGCTGACTACAAGAGCGCCGACTACTTGTACGGCAGCTCAACGCCATTCCTACGCTCGCTTCACAGCAGCGTCTTTAGCGGTCCGCCAGTATGCCCGGCCCTGGAGCAGCCCAACATACTCACTGGACTTCCAGCTGCAG TGTTGAACCACTGCCAAGTCCACCGCATTTCCGCTGTCGTCTACCAGTGCTTCAGTGATGTCATTGGCGGCGACTCGGTTACCATGGAGACCTATAAACCAGCGCTCGCCAAGCTTGGAAAGTCCATAACT TTGGATCCATGTCCAAGCTCAGACACACTCCGGAAGATTGTCCGAACCAGAGACCCTCAGAGTAATCTATACATCTGA
- the psmg1 gene encoding proteasome assembly chaperone 1 isoform X3 → MRTKKTPKSEKNSRKRVPFIRVVQLHWGPEVCEALQSGDKLPCSNFILAVGHNASRFLSVYVLASEKWEMVGSASVWNERSQAKSGQQSGCVFFRRRDDPSVMICQSTCHVAEDQQFQWAEKVLDSLQHRGLNITVLSDCSLADYKSADYLYGSSTPFLRSLHSSVFSGPPVCPALEQPNILTGLPAAVLNHCQVHRISAVVYQCFSDVIGGDSVTMETYKPALAKLGKSITLDPCPSSDTLRKIVRTRDPQSNLYI, encoded by the exons ATGAGAACGAAGAAGACGCCCAAATCCGAAAAGAACTCGAGGAAAAGAG TTCCTTTCATCAGGGTGGTACAACTCCATTGGGGTCCCGAGGTATGTGAGGCGCTCCAATCCGGAGACAAGCTGCCTTGCTCTAACTTCATCCTCGCAGTGGGACACAACGCATCCA GGTTTCTTTCGGTGTACGTTCTCGCCTCGGAAAAATGGGAAATGGTCGGGAGCGCGTCCGTGTGGAATGAGAGGAGCCAGGCGAAAAGCGGGCAGCAGTCGGGGTGCGTCTTCTTCCGACGCAGGGACGACCCGTCT GTTATGATCTGCCAGTCGACGTGCCATGTCGCAGAAGATCAGCAATTCCAGTGGGCAGAAAAG GTCTTGGACAGCTTGCAGCACAGAGGCCtgaacatcacagttctgtcAGACTGCTCATTGGCTGACTACAAGAGCGCCGACTACTTGTACGGCAGCTCAACGCCATTCCTACGCTCGCTTCACAGCAGCGTCTTTAGCGGTCCGCCAGTATGCCCGGCCCTGGAGCAGCCCAACATACTCACTGGACTTCCAGCTGCAG TGTTGAACCACTGCCAAGTCCACCGCATTTCCGCTGTCGTCTACCAGTGCTTCAGTGATGTCATTGGCGGCGACTCGGTTACCATGGAGACCTATAAACCAGCGCTCGCCAAGCTTGGAAAGTCCATAACT TTGGATCCATGTCCAAGCTCAGACACACTCCGGAAGATTGTCCGAACCAGAGACCCTCAGAGTAATCTATACATCTGA